Proteins encoded by one window of Nitrospirota bacterium:
- the lipA gene encoding lipoyl synthase: MHKEGRLPSWLRSGEAQGEPAGEGRGLSSLHEVKRRLRGHGLSTVCEEARCPNKTVCFSKPTATFMILGDVCTRRCGFCAVRSGPVSPPDPREPGRVAEAARQMGLRYVVITSVTRDDLSDGGAGQFALGIRAVREALPGAKVEVLTPDFRGSEAALRTVLGAGPDVFNHNVETVPRLYSRVRPQADYGQSLALLRAARDMSPNIAVKSGLMLGLGETFDEVLEVMAALRGAGCGLLTIGQYLRPSRRNLPVAEYVAPEVFEALRERALEMGFSFAASSPLVRSSMNAEEMYGRAE; encoded by the coding sequence GTGCATAAGGAGGGCAGGCTCCCCTCGTGGCTCAGAAGCGGCGAAGCGCAGGGGGAGCCCGCAGGGGAAGGGCGCGGCCTCTCCTCTCTGCACGAGGTGAAGCGCCGTCTCCGGGGGCACGGCCTGTCCACCGTGTGCGAGGAGGCGCGCTGTCCGAACAAGACGGTCTGTTTCTCCAAGCCCACGGCCACCTTCATGATACTGGGCGACGTCTGCACCCGGCGGTGCGGCTTCTGCGCCGTGCGCTCCGGGCCGGTGTCGCCGCCCGACCCCCGGGAGCCCGGACGGGTGGCCGAAGCCGCCCGCCAGATGGGCCTTCGCTACGTGGTCATCACCTCGGTCACCCGGGACGACCTCTCCGACGGAGGCGCAGGGCAGTTTGCCCTGGGCATCCGGGCCGTGCGGGAGGCGCTGCCCGGGGCGAAGGTGGAGGTCCTGACGCCGGATTTCCGGGGGAGCGAGGCCGCCCTGAGGACGGTCCTTGGGGCCGGACCGGATGTCTTTAACCACAACGTGGAGACGGTGCCCCGGCTTTATTCCCGGGTGCGCCCCCAGGCGGACTACGGGCAATCCCTTGCCCTGCTGAGGGCGGCGCGGGACATGTCCCCGAACATCGCAGTCAAGAGCGGCCTGATGCTCGGCCTGGGGGAAACGTTCGACGAGGTCCTGGAGGTTATGGCAGCTTTAAGAGGTGCCGGCTGCGGCCTGCTCACCATCGGGCAGTACCTCCGTCCCTCGCGGAGAAACCTGCCGGTCGCGGAGTACGTGGCTCCCGAGGTCTTCGAGGCCCTCCGGGAGAGGGCCCTTGAGATGGGCTTCAGCTTCGCCGCCTCCTCCCCCCTGGTGAGGAGCTCGATGAACGCGGAAGAAATGTACGGACGGGCAGAATGA